Within the Miscanthus floridulus cultivar M001 chromosome 17, ASM1932011v1, whole genome shotgun sequence genome, the region GCTGGACCACGACTACGGAGTTCGTAGCCTCGTTCCGTCGTCGCCGGCGAGGTTTTGCCCCTCAGCCGTCGGCTTGTTGTTTGGAGAAGAGGGAGGAAATTAGATTGATAATACTTGCCTGCTACTCACGTGTTCTGTTACAGCATATATGGCCTAAGGCCTTCACACGGATGGAAACTAATTGATCCTATAATTAAGGACTGTAAATAGAAAGTAACAAACTAGACTACGTTTCCATCCTAGCCACTCGTCGATGCCGAGCCGCCCGCGACGCCGTGCGCGCCCATCGCGCGTTCCGCGGCCCTCCGCACGTCTCTGGCCCTCCTGCGCCAGGTGTAGGTGtgtccccacatgacatctctcccgccCTCGAGagccagctcgtcctcgagctggaatgcCAGAAACTTGCCGCGGAATGTGTCGACGTCCTCCCAAGTCGCTGAAGCCGCGGACTCGCCCTTCCAGTGAACCAAGACTTGGCGCACACCCCGAGCCAGCCGGAAACGAACAGCACGCTCCGGTTCGGGAGCCACCGCGCCGTGATGAATGATGGGCAGCGGCGGAGGGGCTTCCGGAGGTGGCCCGTCGAACTTCTTCAGGAGGCCGATATGGAAGACATCGTGAAGCCGAGCGCCCACCGGCAGAGCGAGGCGAACTGCAACCTCGTTGATCAGCTCGGTGACCTTGTACGGCCCGTAGAAACGCGGCTTGAGCTTGCCTGTCGTGGCGTGAGGAAGAGACGACGCCGCCCGCTGCCGGAGTCGCAGGAGCGCCTAGTCACCGACGTGGTACGCAACCTGGCGATGGTTCTTGTCGTAGTGGAGCTTGTGGATCGCCTGAGCCTGCTCGAGCCTGTAACGAATGTCAGCAAGGAACTCTTCACGTTCTTCCATGTTCCTGGCCACGGCAGCGACCCGTGTCGCCCGGTTTGTAGGACCGGATCGACGGCGGTTCCTGCCCATAGACAACGTGGAACGGCGTGTCCCGAAGGGAGgactggtaggcggtgttgaagacaAACTCCGCCCAAGGCAGCCAGCGCAGCCACTGCCGCGGTCGATCTCCAGTGAGGCATCGTAGGTACATGATGATGACACGGTTGGCGGCCTCGGACTGTCCATCCGATTGCGGATGAAATGCGGTGGTCATGTGGAGCTTTGTCCCCATGAGGCACATGAGCTCGCGCCAAAACGTGGAGGTGAACACGGGGTCGCGGTCCGACACCATGGACTGCGGAACGCCGTGCAGCCTGACGATGTCGGCGAAGAAAGCTTGGGCGACGGACTCGGCGGAGTACGGGTGCGCCAGAGGGATGAAGTGGCTGTACTTGCTGAACCTGTCCACCACGGTCAGGATGACGGACTTGCCCCGAACGCGCGGTAGTGCTTCGACGAAGTCAAGGGCGATGTCCGTCCAAACTCCCTGCGGCACCGGCAGTGGGAGCAGAAGTCCCGCTGGATGCAAATGCTCCGACTTGTAGCGCTGACAAATGACGCAGCCCCGCACGTAATCCTGCACAACTTGTTTCATGTTAGGAAAATGGAAGTCGCGCCAGAGCCGATGTAGTGTGCGCTGGACTCCTTCATGCCCCTCCTCATGAGTGGCAGCCAGAATCTCCTGGACGAGGGGGGACGCGGGTGGGATGTACAGGCGCCCAGCGTACTGCACCATGTCGTCGACGAGCGCCCACGGCGCCCCGCGGGAGCCTGCGCGCACGTCGTCCTGGATGGCGATGAGGGCCGGATCGGTGAGCTGGGCCTGGCGGAGACGTGCGACGAAGTCGAAACGGGGGGCCGATAGGGCCAGCACAGCCCCCTCCTCCGTCGTATCGCGGCGAGACAATGCATCAGCCACTGCGTTCGCCGTCCCGGGCTTGTactcgacggagaaatcgaagccAAGGAGCTTGCCGACCCAGTGATGTTGGGGGATCGTCGCGAGCCTCTGATCAAGCAGGTACTTGAGGCTATAGTGGTCCGTCTTGACGACGAATCGACGCCCCCACAAGTACGGCCTCCGGTGTCGAACAGCGTGGACAAGGCCGATGAGCTCCCGCTCATAAGCGGCGAGGGACTGGTGGCGTGGCGCGACGGGTCGGCTGAAGAAAGCGATCGGGTGGCCCTCCTGGACGAGCACGGCGCCGAACCCGTGTGAAGACGCGTCGCACTCGACGACGAACGGCTTGGCGAAGTCCAGCATGGCAAGCACTGGTGCCGAAGTGACCGCGGCCTTGAGGGCGTCGAAAGCCGCGGTTGCCGCAGCAGTCCAGGAGAACCCGTCCTTCTTGAGGAGGACCGTCAGCGGGGCGGCGACCGTGCCGTAGTTGTGGACGAACTTGCGATAGTACCCCGCCAAGCCGAGGAAGTCGCGGACTGCCCGCGCCGAGCGAGGCACCGGCCAGTCATGGATGGCCTGCACCTTGGCCGGATCCATGGTGACACCCCCCGCGGAGATGACGTGGCCGAGGTAGGCGACGGAGGTGACGCCGAAGGCGCACTTGGCGCGCTTGATGAAGAGCCGGTGCTGCCGCAGCTCGGAGAGGACAGCGCGGAGGTGACGCAGGTGGTCGGCCCAAGTCGTGCTAtagatcaaaatatcatcaaaaaAGACAAGGACGAAACGACGTAAAAATGGGCGAAGCACATCATTCATGAGCGCCTGGAATGTCGCTggggcgttgcacagcccgaacggCATCACCAAGAACTCGTAGAGGCCGTCGTAGGTGTGGAACGTGGTCTTGTGGACGTCCTCCGGCCGCATCCGGACTTGGTGATAGCCGGAACGCAGGTCTAGCTTGGTGAAGAAACGCGCGCCATGGAGCTTGTCGAGCAGCTCGTCGACGACAGGGATGGGAAAAGCGTCCTTGATGGTGAGCGCGTTCAGCGCCctgtagtcgacgcagaagcgcCACGAGCCATccgccttcttgacgaggagcaCCGGCGAGGAGAACGCCGAGTCGCTGCGGCGGACAATGCCCTGCTGGATCATGGCGGCGCATTGTCGCTCAAGTTCGTCCTTGTGCGCCGCCGGGTACCGGTACGGTCGGACCGCCATGGGTTGCGCGTCCGGCTTGAGGATGATGCTGTGGTCGCGGCCCCGTTTGGGCGGCAGCCCCGTCGGCTCGGCGAAGACGTCCTCGAAGGCTGCCAGGAGCACGTCGAGGAGGGACGCGGGCGCCGCGCTGGTCGCCGTGGCGCGTAGAGCAGCCGTGCTGGACGTGGCCACACCTGCCCACGTGATGGTGTGGCCGTGTCGCTGGAATGACATGGAACACTCGGTGAAGTCCCAAACGATCTTCCCCAGTGTGGCCATCCACTGAGTCCCCAGCACCATGTCGTACCCTGCGAGTGGCATGACAAAAAGCTCGACGTGGAACGGTGTATTATCAATGGAGATCGGCGCGCGGCGAATGACGCCGGGACAGGCGACCCTCTCGCCGTTGGCGACTGTGGCCGTGAGGCGAGGCCGGGGCTGGATGGGCAGCCCTGTTCGCAGCGCGGCATCCTCGGCGATGAAGTTATGCGTGGAGCCGGAGTCGAGGAGCGCGATGAGGGAGGTGGCGCCCAGCGACACCGTGATCTGCACCGTGTCGCAAGTCGGGACGCCTGTGACCGCGTGCAGGGAGAAAACCGGCGCCTCCGTGCCCGGGTTCTTGTCCCCTGCAGCgacgtcgtcgtcggcgtcgtccTCCAGCGCGCAGTCGAGGAGGAAGAGGCGCTTGCAGACGCGGTTGTGCCCCCGGCCGTACTTTTCATCGCAGTTATAGCACAGCCCGAGGCGACGACGTTCCTCCTGTTCCGCCTGGGTGAGGCGCTTGACGGGGCGGCCCTCCACTGTGACCGTCGGAGCGGCGGCCCTGGCGGCCGGCTAGAACGCCGGGGCGGGCCGCGGCGCCGGGGCAGGCAGGATGCCGCGGGATGCGGCCTTCGGCGGCGCGACGGAGTACTGTTCCATCAACTCCATCTGCCGGGCAAGGCTCATGGCCGCGGCGAGCGACTGCGGATTCTGCACTTGGACGGCGAGGCTGAGCGGCGGGAGGAGACCTCCCGTGAACAGCTGGACCCTCTGGGTTTCGTCCAGGTGACCGGCGCGGGGAAGAAGCGCCTGGAAGCGCGCCTGGTACTCCGCGACGGTGCCGGTACGCCGACAATCGGCGAGCTCGAAGAGTGGGGCAGAGCGCAGAGGCGGTCCAAACCTCAGATTGAGGAGTTCCGTGAAGCGACGCCACGACGGCGTGCCCTCATCCGTCTGCACCTGCATGTACCAGAGTTGCGCCTCGTCGTCGAGGTTGTAAGATGCCATCCATACCTTCTCCATGATCCGCTGCTGGTGGAAGTAGGACTCGCAACGGTTGATGAAGATGAGGGGATCCTTCGTGCCGTCGTACTTCGGAAAGTCCATCTTCTGAAACTTCGGCGGCTGATCGTTATGGTGCTCGCCGGAGCCCGGCCTGGAGGCGGAGGACGACGAGCGATCCGCAATGAGGGCGGCGATGGCCTTGGCATTGGCTGCGACCGTGGCCTGCAGCTCCTTCATGGCATCGGTGAGGGACTTGATTTGATCGGTGTCACCCATGGCGGCGGCGGATGATGAGGTGGAACGGAAAGGCGAGGATCGTCTGGaacgtgataccaggttgtcaagtgCGTCGGCGTCCAAGGTAGCTGGACCACGACTACGGAGTTCGTAGCCTCGTTCCGTCGTCGCCGGCGAGGTTTTGCCCCTCAGCCGTCGGCTTGTTGTTTGGAGAAGAGGGAGGAAATTAGTTTGATAATACTTGCCTGCTACTCACGTGTTCCGTTACAGCATATATGGCCTAAGGCCTTCACACGGATGGAAACTAATTGATCCTATAATTAAGGACTGTAAATAGAAAGTAACAAACTAGACTACGTTTCCATCCTAGCTACTCGTCGGGCCGCGGACATATATCTAGTAAAAATAAAAATCAGAGGAATACGGAAAGAGCTGATTTTGTGTCAGGCCTAATACACCGGATCATAAGGCCCATTTCCTTTACCTTTGCCACGGGCCCCATATTTCCCCGGCATTCGGAAGCCCAGGCGAAGGGGAGCTCGACACTAACCCTAACCCTGCCTTTTCCCCCGGGGCGGCTCCTCCCGCACACGAGATCAGGACCGGGCCCTGGCGGCTCTTCGCTAGGGGAATCGAGagtcgccactgccgccgccacaTCCCGCCGACGCCGCCGACGCCACATCAGCTATCGCTGCCGTCACCGTCGGATACACGATCACCGCCACCGCTGCCACTCCAGGCAAGTCCATCTACATCCGCTGATTTGGGTTGTTCAGAGGGTATGACTATGAGCGAGGTAGCGTCGTGGGCGGCGAGAggcaaggcggcggcggcgcgggggcgaCCGAGGGCGGGGCTGCAGTGGTGGTGGGGTGGTGGGCGGCGAGGTCGCCGGCGGCCAGGGCGGCGTTGGCGGGGCAGGCAGGGAGATTAGGGAAGGGCGGGGATGGAGCGGCGGGTGGTGAGGTCGCCGGCGTCCAGGGCGGCGTCCAAGGAGGCGTTGGCGGGGCAGGCAGGGAGATTAGGGAAGGGCGCGGCGGGCGGTGAGGTCGCCTGCGGCCAGGGCGGCGGTGGAGACATGCTTAGCAAATAGTGTTGGTGATGGCTACAGTCCTCACGCTCCCGTATCAAGGGATTGGGATTAGCCTTGTTATCAATGGCTAGTAGTAATCCTAATCCTAATCTCTTTTTCAATATCTTTTTCGCTACATGTTAGCCTCGTTATTATTTTTAAATCATCTTTGTCTTTTTTGGGTTCTAATTAATATGATTAGGATTAGGATTAGATAAGTGCTCTTGGGGAATTCGAGTTAAAGTTTGTACTTTACAACTCTTGTTACTTCATCATGATCTAATATGATATGAGCCCATTCACAGGTGTGCTCCCTCTCCTGGATCCCTGTGATCACTGATGGCTGCGGTGCTGCGCCAGCTTCTTCGTCCACGGACAGGATCCACTTATGCCACCTCACCAGCAATGCCGTTGCTGGTGAGATGCTGCTCCAGTGCTATCCCCCCTGCTGCTGCATCCGCTGAAGAAATGGCGGGAGATACTTACTGCTACGCGTTGTAAGTCCCTCATCCTAAGTTTTTTCTTGCTACTGCTTTGTGACTCTTATCAAGAATATTTGAAAAATGTCATGTAAACTACAGGTTGGAGCTGTGCTGTGTAACTCATATTGTTCATGTGACATTTCTTTCTGTAGGGGGGAGTTTGGCATGATGAAGTTTGACAGACAAAAGTTCATACCCCTCGAGAAGTTCATGAAGGTCAACTCAGTTTTCGAGCGAGCACCAACTGACAGATTGATATCACCAATTTCCTTTTTCTCAGCACACCCGTATTTCACATCAGAGTCCGCAAAGCAATGGATCCGGGCAGGATATCTGCAAGTGCACTTCGCCAACAAATTGAAGTTGTCAATTTCGGGAGCTTTTGTTGATGGTAATGTAGGGGTAATTGAAGGGATTAACATTATTGCCTTTCTAAAACTTGACACAAACctgtccagcagcagcagcagcagtgttcCAGAGCCGTATCCAATGACATTCGCTGGGTTCTCAAATTTTCTCCAAGCAAAGATGAGAGAGGCCTATCCAGATGCAAGCTCTATGTCAGAAGGGTTAGAGGCGCTAATGATGCTTACTATCATTGGTAAGTTTAACAATGGTTTGCCTGTGCCCTACAATTTGATCATACACCACCCTGAGTTCCTTCCTCTTGAAGTCATCGCCACTCTTTATATCGAGGCCCATAGGATCCTGAGAAGGCAACTCCCTGCTAATGGCCAACCTGCTCTAGCCTACAATGTTATTCTGGATCTGCATGCGCTGTTAGGAGGTTTCTATTTCAATTTCTGTGCATCAGATGATATGGTGAAGGGATGGCTTGGAAGGAAGCAGAAGCAGCCTGGGCTGCTGGGGGCCTTTGGTATCCCTGCACCACCAGGTGCGCAGTGTAACCTGAAACTGCTCACAAAGCTTGAAAGGAATCATCTAGAGGTGCTGACCAGGAAGGCTTACTCAATTCCTGCACCATCAACTACCAGCACACAGCCAGCTCCAGCACCATCAACTACCAGCACACAGCCTGCTGTTCCAGCTCCAGGATCGTCCACAGCTCCAGCATCGTCAACTGCGAGCACAGGATCTAGCAACCAGAttaagaccccccccccccccccccccccccccaaatccAAGCGAGGCATTAGTGTTGGATGTGCATCGGCACTGCACGGTGCACATTGTTGAAGACGCACATGTTGCTCGCTGCTCGATACTTCCTGCAGGTAACCAAGCAAGTTTGAAGAAGAACCCAATGGGCTGGAAAGATGGCGTTCACCTGATGCTGCACAGGTTTCCAAGGTACCTGCATTGTGTCGTGGTGTCGTTTGAAATGCATAAGATTTGGGAAGAGCTGGATTTGCCAAGCAGATGCCCGATCCCTCAAATCTTTTCTTCCCCACCATTCAGACACGGTGGTGTCTGAGGATGGTATTCTGAGTGCACAGATGTCAATGTGAATTCTGGGAGTTCCTTTTCTGTTGATTTATTGCTGTAGTTGTAAAACTTTCTGTTCTGGGTTGCATGATGTTGTTCCCACGAGAGATCTCTTTTATCTTTTTGTGAACTTGGTTGTCGTGTCTAGAGGGTATTCTGAGTGCACGTTCTTTACAAATGTTAAGAAGGTGATATTCAAAGTGAGTGTTTTCTGTTCAAATGTTGCTACAATGTGTTTGGTTGCATGATCTAGTTGCCACGAGGGGCCTCTTTTATCTTTTTTGTGAAGTGTTGTTGAACTAAATACTAGCGGAGTGGTGCCATCCCTGACGAGTGTCGGTGGCGATGGTTGCCTCAGCCTGCAGTTCCTCGACCTCTCTGGGGACGTGCTCGTCGGTGGCATCCTCGGAGCCTGGGCAACTGTACCGAGCTGCAGGCGCTGTTACTGTCCTCGAACAATCTGGATGACATCATTCCGCCGGAGATTGGTCGGCTCAAGAACCTGCGTGCTATGGATGTGTCCAGGAACAGTCTGAGCGGACCTGTGCCAGCGGAGCTTTGGTGGTTGCGTTCAGCTGTCGGTGCGTGTGTTGTCCAATCGAAGCTGAGGATGTTGTGTGGGGGCCAAGGGCCACATTGGAGGGAGAGTTGCCGGGTAATTGGAGTTCTTGCCAGAGCTTGAATATGATGAATTTGGGTGAGAATCTGTTCTCTGGCGGGATTCCTAAGGGCCTGGTGGAATGTGAGAACATGAAGTTCCTGAATTTGAGCATGAACAGGTTTACAGTTTCAGTTGATTCTTCACCGCCCAGTGCCTTGCATGATGGACGTGTTTGATGTCAGTGGAAACCAGCTGTCTGGCTCGATTCCAGTATATATCTCAAAAAAGAATTGTCTTTCATCCCAGCCCCCATTGGATGACTTGGTGTCAGAGTATTCTTCCTTCTTCAcgtaggcctcgtttagattgaaaaaaaatgaacccgatgaatagtaccactttcgtcttatttgacaaatattgtccaatcgtggaccaactaggctcaaaagattcatctcgtgatttccaactaaactgtgtaattagttatttttttttacctacatttaatactccatacaaacggctaaaaattgatgtgatggagagagtgaaaaaacttagaatttgaatggcatctaaacaaggcccaagcgCTTGCTGGCTTTATGTCATCCTCATCACCTGGGTGCGCATTTGACAAGCTACCATAGTTTTTTCCGGAACAATTTTAGGCCTGCTTAGGTTGAAGCTGCTAAAATTTAGACAGCTAAACCAGTTGCTAAACTTTAGCCACCCTTGTTTAGTTTGTTGGTGGATTAAAAGAGCCTTTTAGTCCCTTTTAATCAGGGTGTTCAGATCCAAAGTGACTAAAAGGTGAGGCGGCCTGGGCTTTAGTCCCATTTAGCAACCCCTTGGTGACTAATCGGCTAAATGCTCATTTAGTCCTATTTAGTCATAGTGTTTAGGTAAAAAATGACTAAATGGGGACTAAAATTAGCCGGCTAAAGTTTAGCAACCCAATCTAAACATCCCCAATTGCTGTTACATCCTTGCCTCTTGCTACTGAAAAGTTGGGGATGCAGGGGTCCAATGCATTCTTAGCTGATGGGAATCATCTTGGTGGTCAGCTTCAGCCTAGTCTATTTGACAAGTGCAACAGCTCAAGGAGCTTCGTCGTGGAAGTCAGTAACAACTTGATAGGTGGAGCTATTCTGTCAATCATGCTGTCAATCAGATCGGCAGCTCAACAAGTGGACTGATGATCACCCTCCAATTACTGTCTGCCAACTCTGCAATCTTGTCCTGAATGATGGAGTAATGCTGGTTTCATTCAGCATTACCTGCTACCCGCCGCTTGTTTGGTTGCAAGATGGTTGGCCATGAGTGTTCGAGGCAAATAGTATAAGCCAAATCATTAAGCACTGATGTGAAAAAAAAGTTTCTTACCGAAATAGGCTAATATATGACTATCCTATTAGCATATAGCAAGCAGCAAACACCTGAGGCAGAGCTCAACATCTCTTCCTCGCTGTAAGCACATGGCTTGTCACCATGCATTCCTACAAGCACCCACGGACCCACCACAGTACATGTCCTAACTGCATTCTTGGTGCCACGTAGATTCTGTCCTTATTTGGATGTCATAGTTTGTAAAAGCTATTGAGTTGAGAAGCCAAAGTTTCAGAAAGAAAAAGGGATCCTCGGGTGAACGAGTTTCCAATGTTCCAAAGACTACAACAATAGCAATACACTAGTTTTTAAAACTACGAGATTTGTTACAGTCTCGTAGACTTGTAAACCCAAATTACTGATAACTGCagtattatttttcttttctaaacTAGGAAACTTATCTAGACAGGATTAAGACTGCATGGACTTATCTAAACTCATCTACTACGAAAACTGGATGGCCTTCTGTCTTCTCCGTTGGCATTACTGACTGGGATGGAGCCGAGGAGGGATGATTATTGGCTCGTGCAGTTGCTCGCTGAGCCTGAAGCCATGCAGGTTTGAAAGTTCTGAAGGTAGGGCCGACACGAACAATGGCCActcactcctcctcctccttcgcaAGTTCAGGGTCAAAAAGCGCTATCCTTTTTCTTCCCGAAGCCAGGATGGATGGCCATTGGTTAGTTCCAGTTCCAGCCTCCAACAGCTACTGTTGTGAACTGGATAGCCAACTGGGCAGCGGTGCAGAGAAAGCCCAGAGGGCGGTTTCCTCCGCAGGGCCCGTTCCAAACTCCTGTCACGGTCGCCGGTGCCGGCATAAGCTTGCTTTCAGCTCTAGCTTACCTCGACAGACGTTTGAGAGAGTCGAGGCTGGATGACTCAACTCGAGCTGTGGCTGTCGAGTGAGTGACACTGTGACAGTCAGTTCTGCAGAGCAAAAGTTTCACTTGCCATGCTTGCTACTACCGGTTTTGCTTTGCGTTTTTCAGAATATCAGGAGCAAGGGGCGACATCGCCATCAGATGGTTTTGCTTTTTTGCATTGCCTGTGAACTGTGAATTACAGTGGAAGTAGTAGCTGTCCTGTTCATGGAATGAACCTGGGGAGTATGGGCACGGTGTCAATCGGTTGAGCAAGTGCCTGTCCCTGTATGTATGCCGGAGCCGCTGGGCCCTTGGGCTCTCGTCTGCCGACTGCCGTCATCTCGTCTGCCGACTGCCGTCATCTCCAACAGTTGCTGCAACCACGGCTCTCAGCATCTCACTTGGTTGAGAACTGAATTTACTACTTTCTTCGTTCCAAATCCTAAAACGTTTTTGCTTTTCTAATTATAGattatttttattatatatctggGCATGTGTATATCTAAGTACACAATAAAAACTTCGTATGTAAAAAAATCAAAACGTTATAtcatttggaatggaggaagagGAGTACCATGTAGTAATATATCCTAAATGGGTTTGGCGAGCTTATCGATGGTGAGTTAACTTGTTTGGGCAATTGCCAAttgagctcatggaaactctaaaTAATGGTGTTGGCTTCAGTGCACTGAATCGGTTGGTGGTGAAACCGAGTACATGCAACTTTTTTTTCAGGAGGATCGTGGCCGATAAAGCAATCGTATAACGATAGTTTTTGGGCCGAAATGGCAGCCCGTAGGCCGAATGCTTTCAAGGCCAATGAATCAAATCGTATAATGATGGTTTTTAGTCCAAATTGGTTAGTAGCCTCATTAAAGCTTAGACGAACTTGTAGCCCATGGGCTATATGACGTGGCCTGCCTTGTATATGGACATGAAAAttgtaaataaaatatttagagctcatgaaaTATCTCTAGAAGCTTCTAAAAATTGTATGTAGCTCTAGAAAATGGAAACAATATCCAAAGAAATCTAAAATGTTCCCAAAACATTACGATTTTAGTAGC harbors:
- the LOC136514925 gene encoding uncharacterized protein; its protein translation is MAAVLRQLLRPRTGSTYATSPAMPLLVRCCSSAIPPAAASAEEMAGDTYCYALGEFGMMKFDRQKFIPLEKFMKVNSVFERAPTDRLISPISFFSAHPYFTSESAKQWIRAGYLQVHFANKLKLSISGAFVDGNVGVIEGINIIAFLKLDTNLSSSSSSSVPEPYPMTFAGFSNFLQAKMREAYPDASSMSEGLEALMMLTIIGKFNNGLPVPYNLIIHHPEFLPLEVIATLYIEAHRILRRQLPANGQPALAYNVILDLHALLGGFYFNFCASDDMVKGWLGRKQKQPGLLGAFGIPAPPGAQCNLKLLTKLERNHLEVLTRKAYSIPAPSTTSTQPAPAPSTTSTQPAVPAPGSSTAPASSTASTGSSNQIKTPPPPPPPPKSKRGISVGCASALHGAHC
- the LOC136514926 gene encoding uncharacterized protein; the protein is MGDTDQIKSLTDAMKELQATVAANAKAIAALIADRSSSSASRPGSGEHHNDQPPKFQKMDFPKYDGTKDPLIFINRCESYFHQQRIMEKVWMASYNLDDEAQLWYMQVQTDEGTPSWRRFTELLNLRFGPPLRSAPLFELADCRRTGTVAEYQARFQALLPRAGHLDETQRVQLFTGGLLPPLSLAVQVQNPQSLAAAMSLARQMELMEQYSVAPPKAASRGILPAPAPRPAPAF